The Colletotrichum higginsianum IMI 349063 chromosome 2, whole genome shotgun sequence genome has a segment encoding these proteins:
- a CDS encoding Fatty acid desaturase, with the protein MSSLTVRPDLTVHDTIVLQNLIDDIKRYDDKHLAPADGDEGYVSQESLDEKSNKDDEPCRGVSSQRDAKDIRKLKGLNDPVSQDFEPSVLSSVDLRDLPARIPAALHRHVVLPYVAWARRVVRHETDVLMLTHLLLYFTTSVPSALLLFRSFGYLHGVLHMALQFHYMGTYTLMMHQHIHMGGILSRESGRLLKAFDAAFPYITDPLMGHTWNTYFYHHVKHHHVEGNGPNDLSTTIRYQRDDALDFLRYVARFFFLVWFDLPRYFLGKGQLRNAWKTGFWELGNYAVLYALYRLNSRATTFVFLGPLLLLRLGLMVGNWGQHAFVDADEPDSDFRSSITLIDVPSNRYCYNDGYHTSHHLNPRRHWRDHPTSFLQQKKTYIREKALVFHDIDYLMVTVRLLRKDYMHLARRLVPVGEQIGMTIEERAAMLQRHTRRFSEAEIRDKFRGYKTK; encoded by the exons ATGAGTAGTCTCACCGTCCGCCCTGACCTGACGGTTCACGATACCATAGTTCTCCAGAacctcatcgacgacatcAAACGGTACGACGACAAGCACCTGGCGccggccgacggcgacgagggctaTGTCAGCCAGGAGTCCCTGGACGAGAAGTCCAACAAGGACGATGAGC CCTGTCGTGGTGTGTCGTCCCAGAGGGACGCAAAGGACATCCGCAAACTCAAGGGGCTCAACGACCCCGTGAGCCAGGACTTTGAGCCGAGCGTCCTCTCGTCCGTGGACCTGCGGGACCTGCCGGCCCGGATCCCCGCGGCGCTCCACCGGCACGTCGTCCTGCCGTACGTGGCCTGGGCGCGCCGCGTCGTCCGCCACGAGACGGACGTCCTGATGCTCACCCACCTGCTCCTCTACTTCACCACCTCCGTGCCGAGCGCCCTGCTGCTGTTCCGCAGCTTCGGCTACCTCCACGGCGTGCTGCACATGGCCCTGCAGTTCCACTACATGGGCACCTACACCCTCATGATGCACCAGCACATCCACATGGGCGGCATCCTCTCCCGGGAGTCCGGCCGCCTCCTGAAGGCTTTTGACGCCGCCTTCCCCTACATCACCGACCCCCTCATGGGCCACACGTGGAACACGTACTTCTACCACCACGTCAAGCACCACCACGTCGAGGGCAACGGGCCCAACGACCTGTCGACCACCATCCGCTACCAGcgcgacgacgccctcgacttCCTCCGCTACGTCGcccgcttcttcttcctcgtctggTTCGACCTGCCGCGCTACTTCCTCGGCAAGGGCCAGCTGCGGAACGCCTGGAAGACGGGCTTCTGGGAGCTCGGCAACTACGCCGTCCTCTACGCGCTGTACCGCCTCAACAGCCGCGCCACGACCTTCGTGTTCCTCggcccgctgctgctgctccgcCTGGGCCTCATGGTCGGCAACTGGGGCCAGCACGccttcgtcgacgccgacgagccgGACTCGGACTTTCGCTCCAGCATCACCCTGATCGATGTGCCG AGCAACCGCTACTGCTACAACGACGGTTACCACACGTCGCACCACCTGAACCCGCGCCGGCACTGGCGCGACCACCCGACGTCGTTCCtccagcagaagaagacgtACATCCGCGAGAAGGCCCTTGTCTTCCACGACATCGACTACCTCATGGTGACGGTCCGGCTGCTGCGCAAGGACTACATGCACCTGGCGCGGCGCCTCGTGCCGGTGGGCGAGCAGATCGGCATGACCATTGAGGAGCGGGCGGCGATGCTGCAGCGGCACACGCGGAGGTtcagcgaggccgagatccgGGACAAGTTCCGGGGCTACAAGACCAAGTAG